One window from the genome of Tachypleus tridentatus isolate NWPU-2018 chromosome 11, ASM421037v1, whole genome shotgun sequence encodes:
- the LOC143232593 gene encoding uncharacterized protein LOC143232593 isoform X2 — protein sequence MFFLKTKVCNYHSVLNTQLASRLCIATLQIVLILTICFDGTSAEKCSFVGYVATCNIPVRSSAMNVRVVVNHCHQPIDVTFYLKNADIDWRYTFVTTNKAESQVISNFPEKHKVELHVELQSHDKKKVVVLAELNLGNGKREVFLNSTVNIGSYDTCNSPDSSENLIATIVVFLFIIPLVLGIVVYVWCFRCFKKKHQVDQVPLVDDMETRVTGTSSNIGGTAESNQSSPGNQQGSLRVEFRSPKYHFPEDVVIENSSARAYPQEKQAAV from the exons ATGTTTTTCTTGAAGACAAAAGTGTGCAATTATCACTCTGTACTCAACACTCAATTGGCCTCAAGACTCTGTATTGCCACCTTGCAAATTGTTCTTATTTTGACCATTTGTTTTGATGGAACAA GTGCTGAGAAGTGTTCTTTTGTTGGTTATGTAGCCACATGTAACATTCCAGTCAGAAGTTCAGCAATGAATGTTAGAGTTGTTGTTAATCATTGTCACCAACCTATTGATGTAACCTTCTATCTTAAG aatGCGGATATTGATTGGCGATATACTTTTGTTACTACAAACAAAGCTGAAAGCCAGGTAATTTCCAACTTTCCAGAGAAGCATAAAGTAGAACTTCATGTGGAGTTGCAAAGCCATGATAAGAAAAAAGTGGTAGTTTTGGCAGAACTTAATCTTGGAAATGGGAAAAGAGAAGTCTTTTTGAACTCTACAGTAAATATTGGATCCTATGACACTTGCAATTCCCCAG ATTCATCTGAGAATCTCATTGCTACTATAGTagtgtttctatttattatacCATTAGTCTTGGGCATAGTTGTCTATGTTTGGTGTTTCCGATGTTTCAAGAAGAAACATCAAGTTGATCAAGTACCTCTTGTGGATGATATGGAAACTAGAGTTACTGGAACATCTTCTAACATTGGAGGAACTGCAGAAAGTAACCAGTCCTCTCCTGGGAACCAACAGGGTTCTTTGCGAGTTGAATTCAGATCTCCAAAGTATCACTTTCCAGAAGATGTTGTGATTGAAAATTCTTCAGCAAGAGCTTACCCACAAGAAAAACAGGCAGCAGTTTAG
- the LOC143232593 gene encoding uncharacterized protein LOC143232593 isoform X1, which translates to MFFLKTKVCNYHSVLNTQLASRLCIATLQIVLILTICFDGTIGAEKCSFVGYVATCNIPVRSSAMNVRVVVNHCHQPIDVTFYLKNADIDWRYTFVTTNKAESQVISNFPEKHKVELHVELQSHDKKKVVVLAELNLGNGKREVFLNSTVNIGSYDTCNSPDSSENLIATIVVFLFIIPLVLGIVVYVWCFRCFKKKHQVDQVPLVDDMETRVTGTSSNIGGTAESNQSSPGNQQGSLRVEFRSPKYHFPEDVVIENSSARAYPQEKQAAV; encoded by the exons ATGTTTTTCTTGAAGACAAAAGTGTGCAATTATCACTCTGTACTCAACACTCAATTGGCCTCAAGACTCTGTATTGCCACCTTGCAAATTGTTCTTATTTTGACCATTTGTTTTGATGGAACAA TAGGTGCTGAGAAGTGTTCTTTTGTTGGTTATGTAGCCACATGTAACATTCCAGTCAGAAGTTCAGCAATGAATGTTAGAGTTGTTGTTAATCATTGTCACCAACCTATTGATGTAACCTTCTATCTTAAG aatGCGGATATTGATTGGCGATATACTTTTGTTACTACAAACAAAGCTGAAAGCCAGGTAATTTCCAACTTTCCAGAGAAGCATAAAGTAGAACTTCATGTGGAGTTGCAAAGCCATGATAAGAAAAAAGTGGTAGTTTTGGCAGAACTTAATCTTGGAAATGGGAAAAGAGAAGTCTTTTTGAACTCTACAGTAAATATTGGATCCTATGACACTTGCAATTCCCCAG ATTCATCTGAGAATCTCATTGCTACTATAGTagtgtttctatttattatacCATTAGTCTTGGGCATAGTTGTCTATGTTTGGTGTTTCCGATGTTTCAAGAAGAAACATCAAGTTGATCAAGTACCTCTTGTGGATGATATGGAAACTAGAGTTACTGGAACATCTTCTAACATTGGAGGAACTGCAGAAAGTAACCAGTCCTCTCCTGGGAACCAACAGGGTTCTTTGCGAGTTGAATTCAGATCTCCAAAGTATCACTTTCCAGAAGATGTTGTGATTGAAAATTCTTCAGCAAGAGCTTACCCACAAGAAAAACAGGCAGCAGTTTAG